The segment AATGCTCTTCTCGTTTTTTGGAAGGCCGTCCGGGAAAATCCGGGGCCGAACCGATTTCCGTTTTCACCCGGCCCGAAATTCGCCCCCGCCCATCCTCAGCGCCGCCTGATTTTTTGCGAGGGCATCAGGTTTGACCGGTTTTCCGCCCTTCTCGCCGCGCTCGAGGCGGGCATGAAGGGCGGAAAGGGCCGCGGGCGTCATGCCCGGGATCAGCTCCGCCTCCGCCAGGGTCGCCGGGCGGAGGCGGTTCAGTTTTTCGCGGACTTCCCGCGAGAGCGACGCCACGGACGAATAATCGAAGCCGGGCGGGATCGGTCGGGCCTTCAGGCGCTCGACCCTCCGGAGGTCCTGCTCCCCCATGGCGATGTACCCCTCGTACTTGATGTCGTGCTCCACCTGGTCCACCACCGGGGAGGTTGTCGGGAGCCCTTCCCGCTCGAGGAGGGGAAGGAAGTCCCGGAGCCGCAGCTCCGGCATCCGGACCAACTGGAGCAGGGGACGGCCCGTGCCCGCGGCGTCCCGGACCCTTTCCGGCAAACCCGCGAGGTCGTCCCTCGCGGGCGAGAGGTGACGGGTCCGCACCCAGCGATCCAACCGGTCCACCGCCTCGTATTTGGCCGAGTAGGCCCGCCACCGGGCGTCGTCCACCAGCCCGACCTCCCGGCCGAGGGGCGTCAAACGCCGGTCGGCGTTGTCGATGCGGAAGAGCAGGCGCATCTCCGCCCGCGAGGTGAACATCCGGTAGGGCTCGTCCACGCCCTTCGTGACCAGGTCCTGGATCATGATGCCGAGGTACCCCACGGTGCGGTCCACCACGATCCCCTCTTTCCCCGCTGCACGCCGGGCGGCGTTGATCCCCGCCACGATCCCCTGGCCCGCCGCTTCCTCGTAACCGCTGGTCCCGTTGATCTGGCCCGCGTGAAAGAGGCCCTCGACGCACCGGCTCTCCAGGGTGGGCCCGAGCTGGGTGGGCTGCACCACGTCGTACTCGATGGCATAGGCCGGCCGGATCACGACGGCGTTCTCGAACCCCGGCAGTGCGCGCAGCATGGCGTCCTGGACGTCCAGGGGCATGCTGGAGGAGAAGCCGTTGAGGTACGTCTCCCGGGTGTTCAGGCCCTCGGGCTCCAGGAAGAGCTGGTGGCGGGGGTGGTGGGGAAACTTCACCACCTTGTCCTCGATGGAGGGGCAGTACCGCGGCCCCACCCCGGTGATTCGGCCGCTGTACAGCGGGGACCGGCCGAGGTTCTCCCGGACGATCCGGTGGACCGCCTCGTTGGTGTGCACCAGGTGGCACCGCACCTGGGGCAGCTCCGCCCGCTCCGTGGCGAAGGAGAAGAAGACCGGCTCGGGGTCCGCTTCGTGGGTCTCCAGCCGGGAGCAGTCGATGGTTCCGCCGTCGAGGCGCGGCGGGGTCCCGGTTTTCAGCCGGCAGACCGCGTACCCGAGCCTCCGGAGACTTTCCGCCAGGCGGACGGAGGGAGGCTCCGCCGCCCGTCCCGCCGGGATCCGGCGCTGGCCGATGTGCATCAGCCCGTCCAGGAAGGTCCCCGTGGCCAGCACCACGGCCGCGGCCGTCAGTGTCCGGCCGTCGTGCAGGTCCACCCCCCGGACCCGCCCGCCCTCCACCCGGAGGTCCGTCACCTCGCCCTGCAGGAGGTGGAGGTTCGGAAGCTCCTCGAGGAGCCGGCGCATCCCGGCGCGGTACCGGTTCTTGTCGGTCTGGGTCCGGGGCCCCTGGACCGCGGGGCCCCGGCGCCGGTTGAGGAGTCTGAACTGGATCCCGGTCCGGTCGGCCAGGATGCCCTGGATGCCCCCGAGGGCGTCGATCTCCCGGACCAGGTGTCCCTTGGCGATCCCCCCCACGGCGGGGTTGCACGACATCTCCGCCAGGAGGGCGAGGTTGAGGGTCACCAGGCCGGTCCGGGCCCCGAGGCGGGCGGCCGCGTGGGCCGCCTCGCACCCGGCGTGCCCGCCGCCGACGACGAGCACGTCATAGCCCGGGAATCGGCCCCTATCGGTCACTCGGCTTTTCCCCGGCGGGGGCGGGCGCCGGTTTTCCCCCGTCGTCGCCCGGGGGCTCCGTCGCCCTGTACCCCGGTTCCTGGTGTTTGGCGGCTTCCTTCCGCATCAGCTCGTCCGCCACGAAGACGGTCAGGGCCATGACGCCCCTGAGGGTGGACGAGGGCATCTCGGAGACGGAAACGAAACCGTCCGGACCGCTGTAGCTGGCGCTGAAGGCCTCTCCCGGCTTGAACAGCCCGGCGTCGATGACCTTCCGGATGAAAGGCGCGAACTCCGGGGCGGCCAGCAGCATTTCCTTCTCGTCGGTGGCCGCGGAGAAGGACAGGGCGACCGCGCCGTCCTTTCGGGCCTTTTCCGCGTACGAACGGAAACTGTCCTTCGCCAGGACGTTCCTGCCGGCCGCGAAGTCGTCCCGGATGGCCGCGACGGCGTCGGGCAGCATGGAGACGAACACGACCCCGTTCAGCAGAAGGACGTGGACGGTGACCACCTTGTCCCCTTTGCCGATGAGACGGTACCACTTCCCGCCCTTGACCGCCTCGGAGGTCA is part of the Acidobacteriota bacterium genome and harbors:
- the mnmG gene encoding tRNA uridine-5-carboxymethylaminomethyl(34) synthesis enzyme MnmG, which gives rise to MTDRGRFPGYDVLVVGGGHAGCEAAHAAARLGARTGLVTLNLALLAEMSCNPAVGGIAKGHLVREIDALGGIQGILADRTGIQFRLLNRRRGPAVQGPRTQTDKNRYRAGMRRLLEELPNLHLLQGEVTDLRVEGGRVRGVDLHDGRTLTAAAVVLATGTFLDGLMHIGQRRIPAGRAAEPPSVRLAESLRRLGYAVCRLKTGTPPRLDGGTIDCSRLETHEADPEPVFFSFATERAELPQVRCHLVHTNEAVHRIVRENLGRSPLYSGRITGVGPRYCPSIEDKVVKFPHHPRHQLFLEPEGLNTRETYLNGFSSSMPLDVQDAMLRALPGFENAVVIRPAYAIEYDVVQPTQLGPTLESRCVEGLFHAGQINGTSGYEEAAGQGIVAGINAARRAAGKEGIVVDRTVGYLGIMIQDLVTKGVDEPYRMFTSRAEMRLLFRIDNADRRLTPLGREVGLVDDARWRAYSAKYEAVDRLDRWVRTRHLSPARDDLAGLPERVRDAAGTGRPLLQLVRMPELRLRDFLPLLEREGLPTTSPVVDQVEHDIKYEGYIAMGEQDLRRVERLKARPIPPGFDYSSVASLSREVREKLNRLRPATLAEAELIPGMTPAALSALHARLERGEKGGKPVKPDALAKNQAALRMGGGEFRAG